In one window of Gemmatimonadota bacterium DNA:
- the mnmA gene encoding tRNA 2-thiouridine(34) synthase MnmA, with translation MSGGVDSSVAAAELVARGYEVIGATMKLFCYGDSVPDRPCCSLDSINDARDVCHALGIPHYVLNLEDRFSRDVIQNFVSEYSRGRTPIPCVRCNSFTKFRDLLAHADALGCAAIATGHYAQARDGRLYRGADPAKDQSYFLWGIDRAVVTRMLTPVGALTKAETRAHARRLGLATADKPESVEICFVPGDDYVQVLEQHLPAGAAALTPGPLVSTTGERLGEHDGFARYTIGQRRGLPGGATTPRYVVAIRPETREVVVGEADDLLGHQVRLGELNWLAEPLQSGDTCLVQVRYRAAAVPATVHSMDAAGLGLVLSTPVRAITPGQSGVLYAADGQVLGGGVIA, from the coding sequence ATGAGCGGCGGGGTGGACAGCTCGGTGGCAGCCGCGGAGCTGGTGGCCCGGGGCTACGAGGTCATCGGGGCCACGATGAAGCTGTTCTGCTACGGTGACAGCGTGCCTGACCGGCCCTGCTGTTCCCTCGACTCCATCAACGACGCCCGAGACGTCTGCCACGCGCTCGGCATTCCCCACTACGTCCTCAACCTCGAGGACCGGTTCAGCCGCGACGTGATCCAGAACTTCGTCTCGGAGTACAGCCGCGGGCGGACGCCGATCCCCTGCGTGCGGTGCAATTCCTTCACCAAGTTCCGCGACCTGCTCGCCCACGCCGATGCACTGGGCTGCGCCGCGATCGCCACGGGGCACTATGCGCAGGCCCGCGACGGACGCCTCTACCGCGGGGCCGACCCGGCCAAGGACCAGAGCTACTTCTTGTGGGGCATCGACCGGGCGGTGGTGACGCGGATGCTGACGCCGGTGGGCGCGCTCACCAAGGCGGAGACCCGTGCGCACGCGCGCCGCCTGGGCCTGGCCACCGCCGACAAGCCGGAATCGGTGGAGATCTGCTTCGTGCCGGGCGACGATTACGTCCAGGTCCTGGAGCAGCACCTGCCCGCCGGCGCCGCGGCCCTCACCCCGGGCCCGCTGGTGAGCACCACCGGCGAGCGGCTGGGCGAGCACGACGGATTCGCCCGCTACACCATCGGCCAGCGCCGGGGCCTGCCCGGCGGGGCCACCACACCACGGTACGTGGTGGCCATCCGGCCGGAGACCCGGGAGGTCGTCGTTGGTGAGGCCGACGACCTGCTGGGGCACCAGGTGCGGCTGGGAGAGCTCAACTGGCTGGCCGAGCCACTCCAGAGCGGCGACACCTGCCTGGTGCAGGTACGGTACCGTGCGGCCGCGGTGCCGGCCACCGTCCACAGCATGGACGCGGCCGGCCTCGGCCTCGTCCTTTCCACCCCGGTGCGCGCGATCACCCCGGGCCAGTCCGGCGTCCTGTACGCCGCGGACGGCCAGGTGCTCGGCGGCGGAGTCATTGCCTGA
- a CDS encoding DUF4349 domain-containing protein has protein sequence MLTIHRRALLLCLLSSACMARSESPGEAASGGARMDAVATNEAPGEASGFVAPAAAPAPTAGGVEQGQVPNAAADPTAMPAMIIRTGQASLQVDSLETAIAQVEALARQVGAFVANSQVQAGQDQVRSATLEIRVPSGRFDDLVHGLSPVGKLEYVNVSAQDVGEEFTDITARVANARRLESRLIELLATRTGKLSDVLEIERELARVREEIERMEGRLRYLKAHVATSSLTVTVHEPAPVVGETGSGGVIADAFRDAWRNFVHFIAGLIASLGVLVPAGVLLVLGLLGLRWFWRRRHG, from the coding sequence ATGCTGACGATCCATCGCCGGGCGCTCCTGCTGTGCCTCCTCTCCTCCGCCTGCATGGCCCGCTCCGAGTCCCCTGGCGAGGCCGCGTCCGGCGGGGCGCGGATGGACGCCGTGGCCACGAACGAGGCCCCAGGGGAGGCGAGCGGCTTCGTGGCCCCCGCCGCCGCTCCAGCCCCCACCGCGGGGGGCGTGGAACAGGGCCAGGTGCCCAACGCCGCCGCCGACCCGACCGCCATGCCCGCCATGATCATCCGGACGGGCCAGGCCAGCCTGCAGGTCGATTCCCTCGAGACCGCCATCGCGCAGGTCGAGGCGCTCGCGCGGCAGGTCGGGGCCTTTGTGGCCAACAGCCAAGTGCAGGCAGGCCAGGACCAGGTGCGCTCGGCCACCCTGGAGATCCGGGTCCCGTCCGGCCGGTTCGACGACCTGGTGCATGGGCTGTCCCCGGTCGGGAAGCTCGAGTACGTGAACGTCTCCGCCCAGGACGTGGGCGAGGAGTTCACCGACATCACCGCCCGGGTCGCCAACGCGCGGCGCCTGGAGAGCCGCCTCATCGAACTCCTGGCCACCCGCACCGGCAAGCTCTCCGACGTACTCGAAATCGAGCGGGAGCTGGCCCGGGTCCGGGAGGAGATCGAGCGGATGGAGGGCCGGCTCCGGTACCTCAAGGCCCACGTCGCGACCTCCAGCCTGACGGTGACCGTCCACGAGCCCGCCCCGGTGGTGGGCGAGACCGGGAGCGGCGGGGTCATCGCCGACGCCTTCCGGGACGCCTGGCGCAACTTCGTCCACTTCATCGCGGGCCTGATCGCCTCGCTCGGCGTGCTGGTCCCCGCTGGAGTCCTGCTGGTGCTGGGGCTGCTGGGTCTCCGCTGGTTCTGGCGGCGCCGGCACGGCTGA
- the bshB1 gene encoding bacillithiol biosynthesis deacetylase BshB1, with product MPVDLLAIAAHRDDVELTCAGTLLKAATQGYRTGILDLTAGESGTRGSAALRAEEAVRAAAVLRVAERRNAGLPDAYLQNTDDTRRVVVEQLRHFRPRTVILPYAVGRHPDHRIASELGRDACFLAGLARYTAAGEPHRPHKILYALAYREDPVKPTFVVDISDQFPAKMEAIRCYASQFDGAKAAGEIFPTGQDLYSLVEVQNAHYGSLIRTRYGEPFFTHETVDIADVVALGVQSM from the coding sequence ATGCCCGTCGACCTGCTCGCCATCGCCGCCCACCGGGACGACGTCGAACTCACCTGCGCGGGGACCCTGCTCAAGGCCGCCACCCAGGGGTACCGCACCGGGATCCTCGACCTCACGGCCGGCGAGTCCGGCACCCGGGGCAGCGCCGCGCTCCGGGCCGAGGAGGCGGTGCGTGCGGCCGCCGTGCTGCGGGTGGCGGAACGGCGGAATGCCGGACTCCCCGACGCCTACCTGCAGAACACCGACGATACCCGCCGGGTGGTGGTGGAGCAGCTCCGGCACTTCCGGCCCCGCACGGTGATCCTGCCGTACGCCGTGGGACGCCACCCCGACCACCGGATCGCCTCGGAGCTGGGACGCGACGCCTGCTTCCTCGCGGGGCTGGCGCGCTACACCGCCGCCGGCGAACCCCACCGCCCGCACAAGATCCTGTATGCACTGGCCTACCGCGAGGACCCGGTCAAGCCGACCTTCGTGGTGGACATCAGTGACCAGTTCCCGGCCAAGATGGAAGCGATCCGCTGCTACGCGAGCCAGTTCGACGGCGCCAAGGCCGCCGGCGAGATCTTCCCGACCGGGCAGGACCTCTACTCGCTGGTCGAGGTCCAGAACGCGCACTACGGTTCGCTGATCCGCACCCGCTACGGCGAGCCGTTCTTCACCCACGAGACGGTGGACATCGCGGACGTGGTGGCCCTCGGCGTCCAGAGCATGTAA
- a CDS encoding ABC transporter permease, with protein MPSRILHNVGEGVTIAFDSLRSNKLRSGLTILGVVIGVTTVMTIASLVAGIRTQIFNAISAAGPTAFYVVRYFSQTPLNPERLPYEVRIRPVLAQPDADALARAPGIGYAGMWVQLFQRIEYQSLATQVVTVFGADEHYMEIQGGTLLRGRFFNRSELNGGEVAVLEEETADVLFGPIDPMDRIIRIGGVALRVIGIYQRPANLFEPPGQQIGAIIPFETARRNYRYDETNNLFIAARPASGVSVASAQDITTAALRRVRGLRPGMPNTFDLITQDQILDIVSNFTNYFFTAMIALSSVALLVGGIGVMAIMMVSVTDRTREIGLRKAVGATRSEIMWQFLVEAATLTLIGGLVGVLVGLLSGQLLEWVFGWQSEVPLWSAVVATVVSVLIGLVFGLFPANRAARMDPVEALRHE; from the coding sequence GTGCCCAGCCGCATCCTCCACAACGTCGGGGAAGGGGTCACGATCGCGTTCGACTCCCTCCGCAGCAACAAGCTGCGTTCGGGGCTGACGATCCTCGGCGTGGTCATCGGGGTGACGACGGTGATGACCATCGCGTCGCTGGTGGCCGGCATCCGGACCCAGATCTTCAACGCCATCTCGGCCGCCGGCCCCACGGCGTTCTACGTCGTCCGGTACTTCTCGCAGACCCCGCTCAATCCCGAACGGCTGCCCTACGAGGTGCGGATCCGGCCGGTGCTGGCGCAGCCCGACGCCGACGCGCTGGCGCGCGCGCCCGGCATCGGCTACGCGGGGATGTGGGTGCAGCTCTTCCAGCGGATCGAGTACCAGAGCCTCGCCACCCAGGTGGTGACGGTCTTCGGCGCCGACGAGCACTACATGGAGATCCAGGGCGGCACCCTGCTCCGCGGCCGGTTCTTCAACCGCTCCGAGCTCAACGGCGGCGAGGTGGCCGTGCTGGAGGAGGAGACCGCCGACGTGCTGTTCGGGCCCATCGACCCGATGGACCGGATCATCCGGATCGGCGGCGTCGCGCTCCGGGTGATCGGGATCTACCAGCGCCCCGCCAACCTCTTCGAGCCCCCCGGGCAGCAGATCGGCGCCATCATCCCCTTCGAGACGGCCCGGCGCAACTATCGCTACGACGAGACCAACAACCTGTTCATCGCCGCGCGGCCGGCGAGCGGGGTCTCGGTGGCGTCGGCCCAGGACATCACCACCGCCGCGCTGCGCCGGGTGCGCGGGCTGCGCCCCGGCATGCCCAACACCTTCGACCTGATCACCCAGGACCAGATCCTGGACATCGTCAGCAACTTCACCAACTACTTCTTCACCGCCATGATCGCCCTCTCGAGCGTGGCCCTGCTGGTGGGCGGGATCGGAGTGATGGCCATCATGATGGTCTCGGTCACCGACCGCACCCGCGAGATCGGCCTGCGCAAGGCGGTCGGCGCCACCCGGAGCGAGATCATGTGGCAGTTCCTCGTGGAGGCGGCCACCCTGACCCTGATCGGGGGGCTGGTGGGGGTGCTGGTGGGGCTCCTGAGCGGCCAGCTGCTCGAGTGGGTCTTCGGCTGGCAGTCGGAGGTGCCGCTGTGGAGCGCCGTGGTGGCCACGGTGGTCTCGGTGCTGATCGGGCTGGTCTTCGGGCTGTTCCCCGCCAACCGGGCCGCCCGGATGGACCCGGTCGAGGCGCTGCGGCACGAGTAG
- a CDS encoding cysteine desulfurase, producing MSRAPAYLDHAATTPVRPEVVEAMLPYLGATFGNPSSSHAFGRAARGGLERARREVAEALGAEPGEVYFTSGGTEADNLAVIGRALAARAVGAPFGVAVAATEHKAVLAAAHAVARLGGREQLLPVDALGMIDRAAFAAALAARPAVVSVMWVNNETGVAHPVAELATEAAAAGVPLHTDMVQAFGKVPATLAGTSVALATLSGHKLGAPKGIGALVVRRGTTVEPLVTGGSQQRGIRPGTENIAGAVALGRAAALAAHEVAVEHARLSRLRADLLAGLQAALPDLVVVAAGGITAPHVLAVLVPEAESATLLMHLDRAGVAASGGSACATGAVEPSHVLTAMGVPPGLARGLVRLSLGHDSTAGDVAAAVAVFPEAVARARAATGALSRG from the coding sequence ATGTCCCGCGCCCCCGCCTATCTGGACCACGCCGCCACCACCCCGGTTCGCCCCGAGGTGGTGGAGGCGATGCTCCCCTACCTCGGCGCCACCTTCGGCAACCCGTCGAGCAGCCACGCCTTCGGGCGCGCCGCCCGGGGGGGACTGGAACGGGCGCGCCGCGAGGTGGCGGAAGCTCTCGGGGCCGAGCCGGGCGAGGTGTACTTCACCTCCGGTGGCACTGAGGCGGACAACCTCGCGGTGATCGGCCGCGCGCTCGCGGCGCGCGCCGTGGGAGCACCGTTCGGCGTGGCAGTGGCGGCCACCGAGCACAAGGCGGTGCTCGCCGCGGCCCACGCGGTGGCCAGGCTCGGGGGCCGGGAACAGCTCCTTCCGGTGGACGCGCTGGGGATGATCGACCGGGCCGCGTTTGCCGCCGCGCTGGCGGCGCGGCCCGCAGTCGTCTCGGTCATGTGGGTCAACAACGAGACCGGGGTGGCGCACCCCGTGGCGGAGCTCGCGACCGAGGCCGCGGCCGCCGGCGTCCCCTTGCACACCGACATGGTGCAGGCCTTCGGCAAGGTGCCCGCCACGCTGGCCGGCACCTCGGTGGCCCTCGCCACCCTCTCGGGGCACAAGCTCGGGGCTCCGAAGGGGATCGGCGCACTGGTGGTGCGGCGGGGGACGACCGTCGAGCCGCTGGTGACCGGCGGCAGCCAGCAGCGGGGCATCCGCCCTGGCACCGAGAACATCGCGGGCGCGGTCGCGCTCGGGCGGGCGGCCGCGCTCGCCGCCCACGAGGTGGCGGTCGAGCATGCCCGCCTCTCGCGCCTCCGCGCCGACCTCCTGGCCGGGCTTCAGGCCGCGCTGCCCGACCTGGTGGTCGTGGCGGCCGGCGGCATCACCGCACCGCACGTGCTGGCGGTCCTGGTCCCCGAGGCCGAGTCGGCGACGCTCCTGATGCACCTCGACCGCGCGGGGGTGGCCGCCTCCGGTGGCTCCGCCTGTGCCACCGGCGCGGTGGAGCCGTCGCACGTGCTGACCGCGATGGGGGTCCCTCCCGGCCTGGCGCGCGGGCTGGTGCGCCTGAGCCTGGGGCACGACAGCACCGCGGGCGACGTGGCGGCGGCCGTGGCGGTCTTTCCCGAGGCGGTGGCCCGGGCCCGGGCGGCGACGGGAGCCCTGAGTCGTGGCTGA
- a CDS encoding S9 family peptidase, with translation MRAFSSVVFASLLSSASLAAQAPRAIGIEDYITAPSVADPQVTPDGSLVAFTVSTPSLQDNRSSTRIWLADLASGDSWQATAAAGSDRAPRWSPDGKVLAFISTREGGPQIWRMPIRGGEAVKVTSVREGVSDFLWSPDGKALYFWTDVAWGDSSEAARRAAPWGTEARIFTDLFYRHWNEWRLGVRSHLFRVDLADGTTTDITPIDRDVPPLALGGADIAVSPVGTELAIVYNSDSALATSTNNDVFVMGPDGSARQAITSARGNDHSPQYSPDGRYIAYLSMATPGFEADRQQLMLYDRASGRRLSVTPKWDLSISAFHWLPDARAVLAEVEERGGHSLYRVEVPTGRATRLLSGGTSTGFQLASRADVVVFLRSTARRPAEVFATTSEGKMVRQVTHVHDDRFGAWDIPALEEFGFVGGASDSVFGWIMKPPGFDPARRYPLIYLIHGGPQGAWLDQWHGRWNYAMFAARGYVVAAVNFHGSTGYGQAFTNSISRNWGGLPYDDLMKGADILARLPYVDSTRMAAAGASYGGYMVYWMAGRTNRFKALVAHDGIFNPLSMAGTTEELWFPTWEFGGLPWDPAARATIEKWSPANFTGNWRTPMLVIHSQLDYRVDISEGLQAFTALRLRDIPAKFLYFPDEDHFVAKPRNRRLWWATVLDWCDQYLRPAA, from the coding sequence ATGCGTGCGTTCTCGTCGGTCGTATTCGCGTCCCTCCTTTCCTCGGCGTCGCTCGCGGCCCAGGCGCCGCGCGCCATCGGCATCGAGGACTACATCACGGCGCCCAGCGTGGCTGATCCCCAGGTGACCCCGGACGGGAGCCTGGTGGCCTTCACGGTGTCCACACCCTCGCTCCAGGACAACCGGAGCAGCACCCGGATCTGGCTGGCCGACCTCGCAAGCGGGGACAGCTGGCAGGCCACGGCCGCCGCGGGCAGTGACCGCGCGCCCCGCTGGTCGCCCGACGGCAAGGTGCTGGCGTTCATCTCCACCCGGGAGGGCGGGCCGCAGATCTGGCGCATGCCCATCCGGGGCGGCGAGGCGGTCAAGGTCACCAGCGTCCGCGAGGGGGTCTCGGACTTCCTCTGGTCGCCGGACGGCAAGGCGCTGTACTTCTGGACCGACGTGGCCTGGGGGGACTCGAGCGAGGCCGCGCGGCGGGCGGCGCCGTGGGGTACGGAGGCGCGGATCTTCACCGACCTCTTCTACCGGCACTGGAACGAGTGGCGGCTCGGCGTCCGCTCCCACCTCTTCCGGGTGGACCTCGCGGACGGCACCACCACCGACATCACCCCGATCGACCGTGACGTCCCGCCGCTGGCGCTGGGCGGGGCCGATATCGCCGTCTCGCCGGTGGGGACCGAACTGGCCATCGTCTACAACTCCGACAGCGCGCTGGCGACCAGCACCAACAACGACGTGTTCGTAATGGGACCCGACGGCTCGGCCCGGCAGGCGATCACCAGCGCGCGGGGCAACGACCACTCTCCGCAGTATTCTCCCGATGGGCGCTACATCGCCTACCTGTCGATGGCCACCCCCGGCTTCGAGGCCGACCGGCAGCAGCTCATGCTCTACGACCGGGCCAGCGGGCGCCGGCTCTCGGTCACGCCCAAGTGGGACCTCAGCATCTCCGCCTTCCACTGGCTGCCGGATGCCCGCGCCGTCCTGGCGGAGGTGGAGGAGCGCGGGGGGCACAGCCTCTACCGCGTCGAGGTACCCACCGGGCGCGCCACCCGCCTGCTCAGCGGCGGCACCAGCACCGGCTTCCAGCTGGCCAGCCGGGCCGACGTGGTGGTCTTCCTGCGTTCCACCGCGCGGCGGCCGGCCGAGGTGTTCGCCACGACCTCTGAGGGCAAGATGGTCCGGCAGGTCACGCACGTCCACGACGACCGCTTCGGCGCCTGGGACATCCCGGCGCTGGAGGAGTTCGGCTTCGTGGGCGGGGCCAGCGACTCGGTGTTCGGCTGGATCATGAAGCCGCCGGGCTTCGACCCGGCGCGGCGCTACCCGCTCATCTACCTGATCCACGGCGGGCCGCAGGGGGCGTGGCTCGACCAGTGGCACGGGCGCTGGAACTACGCCATGTTCGCCGCCCGCGGGTACGTGGTGGCGGCGGTCAACTTCCACGGCTCCACCGGGTACGGCCAGGCCTTCACCAACAGCATCAGCCGCAACTGGGGCGGGCTGCCCTACGACGACCTGATGAAGGGCGCCGACATCCTGGCGCGGCTTCCGTACGTGGACAGCACCCGGATGGCGGCCGCCGGCGCGTCATACGGCGGGTACATGGTCTACTGGATGGCGGGGCGCACCAACCGGTTCAAGGCCCTGGTGGCCCACGACGGCATCTTCAACCCGCTCAGCATGGCGGGCACCACCGAGGAACTCTGGTTCCCGACCTGGGAGTTCGGCGGGCTGCCGTGGGACCCGGCCGCGCGGGCCACGATCGAGAAGTGGTCGCCGGCCAACTTCACCGGCAACTGGCGCACCCCGATGCTGGTGATCCACAGCCAGCTCGACTACCGGGTGGACATCTCGGAGGGGTTGCAGGCCTTCACGGCGCTCCGCCTGCGGGACATCCCGGCCAAGTTCCTCTACTTCCCTGACGAGGACCACTTCGTGGCCAAGCCGCGCAACCGCCGGCTGTGGTGGGCGACGGTGCTCGACTGGTGCGACCAGTACCTCCGGCCGGCGGCCTGA
- a CDS encoding phage holin family protein has protein sequence MRSLFVRWLINTLALYVAVQVVPGVDYDRGPVGLLLVAVLFGLVNAFLRPLLTLLTCPLVLVTLGLFLFVINALLLLLTGWLSAQFDLGFRVAGFWPAFWAGLLISLVSLFLSLMVGEREVKVIRR, from the coding sequence ATGCGGAGCCTCTTCGTCCGCTGGCTGATCAACACCCTGGCGCTGTACGTGGCCGTGCAGGTGGTGCCGGGGGTGGATTACGACCGGGGGCCGGTGGGCCTGCTGCTGGTGGCGGTGCTGTTCGGGCTGGTGAACGCCTTCCTGCGCCCGCTGCTCACCCTGCTCACCTGCCCCCTGGTGCTGGTGACGCTGGGGCTCTTCCTGTTCGTGATCAACGCGCTGCTGCTGCTCCTGACCGGCTGGCTCTCGGCCCAGTTCGACCTGGGCTTCCGGGTCGCGGGCTTCTGGCCGGCCTTCTGGGCGGGGCTCCTGATCAGCCTGGTGAGCCTGTTCCTCTCGCTGATGGTGGGCGAGCGGGAGGTCAAGGTGATCCGCCGCTAG
- a CDS encoding ABC transporter permease, protein MEFTRFFEGIGIALDSLRANKVRAALTILGVAIGVMVVIAMASAITGINRSVAAQIETLGPKTFFVFRFFQAGLNVSDGSDEMSPWRRNPWLSVAEAEMLQKVPGIRSVSWQEGSGGPVAAGSNNLTGVNILGLSPDWILTQGGTIVAGRNFTQLEYAAGARVTVINDRLAQDLFPGLDPVGRRLKAYGEPFEVIGLYSEPKSLFGDSESPYIGIPHSTFTKVADYWKGWMQFAVIPEAELSVAEAQDRVTAALRSFRGLKPAQENNFSVVTQDKLLDSFNSITSGFFVVMLALSSVGLMVGGVGVVAIMMISVTERTREIGVRKALGATRREIMFQFLIEAATLTLVGGLAGMALGGLIALAIQKFTPIPAAVPLWSVVVAVLASTVTGIAFGLYPASKASRLDPVEALRYE, encoded by the coding sequence ATGGAATTCACCCGCTTCTTCGAGGGCATCGGCATCGCCCTGGACTCACTGCGCGCCAACAAGGTGCGCGCGGCCCTCACCATCCTGGGCGTGGCCATCGGCGTGATGGTGGTGATCGCCATGGCCTCGGCGATCACCGGCATCAACCGCAGCGTCGCGGCCCAGATCGAGACCCTGGGCCCCAAGACGTTCTTCGTGTTCCGCTTCTTCCAGGCCGGCCTCAACGTCAGCGACGGCTCCGACGAGATGTCACCCTGGCGGCGCAACCCGTGGCTGTCGGTGGCCGAGGCGGAGATGCTGCAGAAGGTGCCCGGGATCCGGAGCGTCTCGTGGCAGGAAGGCAGCGGCGGCCCCGTCGCCGCCGGCAGCAACAACCTGACCGGGGTGAACATCCTCGGGCTCAGCCCCGACTGGATCCTCACCCAGGGCGGCACCATCGTGGCGGGGCGGAACTTTACCCAGCTCGAGTACGCCGCCGGCGCCCGGGTCACGGTGATCAACGACCGGCTGGCCCAGGACCTCTTCCCCGGCCTCGACCCCGTCGGGCGGCGCCTCAAGGCCTACGGGGAGCCCTTCGAGGTGATCGGCCTGTATTCCGAGCCGAAGAGCCTCTTCGGCGACTCCGAATCGCCCTACATCGGCATTCCTCACTCCACCTTCACCAAGGTGGCGGACTACTGGAAGGGATGGATGCAGTTCGCGGTGATCCCCGAGGCGGAGCTCAGCGTGGCGGAGGCCCAGGACCGCGTCACGGCGGCGCTGCGCTCCTTCCGCGGGCTCAAGCCGGCCCAGGAGAACAACTTCTCGGTGGTGACCCAGGACAAGCTGCTGGACAGCTTCAACAGCATCACCAGCGGGTTCTTCGTGGTGATGCTGGCCCTCTCCAGCGTGGGGCTCATGGTCGGCGGCGTGGGGGTGGTGGCCATCATGATGATCTCGGTGACCGAGCGGACCCGCGAGATCGGCGTCCGCAAGGCGCTGGGCGCCACCCGGCGGGAGATCATGTTCCAGTTCCTGATCGAGGCGGCCACCCTGACCCTGGTCGGCGGCCTCGCCGGCATGGCGCTCGGTGGCCTGATCGCCCTGGCCATCCAGAAGTTCACGCCGATCCCGGCGGCGGTGCCGCTGTGGTCGGTGGTGGTCGCGGTGCTCGCCTCGACCGTCACCGGGATCGCGTTCGGCCTCTACCCCGCCAGCAAGGCCTCCCGCCTCGACCCGGTGGAGGCGCTCCGCTACGAGTGA
- a CDS encoding ABC transporter permease: MPLAEAFRLALQSISSAKLRSFFTLLGIIVSVGFLVVVVAIIQGMNSYVKDNLMASMIGTNAFQVRRTPIAPGFLDDEQIKAINRRPLITRADAEVVRRAIPEAVAVALQSGWPTPMSDVIYRNRTVGDVLVFGVTPPYQLVQDYRFAAGDPLADPDVSERRHVVVLGYDIADRLFGPPEMAIGRQVRIAGTQLTVKGVIARKGRVLGQSFDGFVLIPFSTFEGMYGRRKTTVVSVKMADAEALDGAMARAEEAMRLAHQLHPAEENDFTVDKADNVVAFWKQLTGWLFTAIPAVVCIGIVVGGIVIMNIMLMSVNERTREIGIRKSIGATRRDIQRQFLVEAVVLSTLGGLLGVFGGWLLAFAVSSLTPLPARITLWSVAAALLLGAGAGILFGVYPASRAARLDPITALRAE; the protein is encoded by the coding sequence ATGCCGCTCGCCGAAGCCTTCCGCCTCGCCCTCCAGTCCATCAGCAGCGCCAAGCTTCGCTCCTTCTTCACCCTGCTCGGCATCATCGTCTCGGTGGGCTTCCTGGTCGTGGTGGTGGCGATCATCCAGGGGATGAATTCGTACGTGAAGGACAACCTGATGGCGTCGATGATCGGGACCAATGCCTTCCAGGTGCGGCGGACGCCGATCGCGCCGGGGTTCCTCGACGACGAGCAGATCAAGGCCATCAACCGCCGCCCGCTGATCACCCGCGCGGACGCCGAGGTGGTGCGCCGCGCCATCCCGGAGGCGGTGGCGGTGGCCCTGCAATCCGGCTGGCCCACCCCGATGAGCGACGTGATCTACCGCAACCGCACGGTCGGCGACGTCCTGGTCTTCGGGGTGACGCCGCCCTACCAGCTGGTACAGGACTACCGCTTCGCCGCCGGCGACCCGCTGGCCGACCCCGACGTGAGCGAGCGGCGCCACGTGGTGGTGCTCGGGTACGACATCGCGGACCGGCTGTTCGGCCCGCCGGAGATGGCCATCGGCCGCCAGGTCCGGATCGCGGGGACGCAGCTCACCGTGAAGGGCGTGATCGCCCGGAAGGGACGGGTGCTGGGGCAGTCGTTCGACGGGTTCGTGCTGATCCCCTTCTCGACGTTCGAGGGGATGTATGGCCGCCGCAAGACGACGGTGGTCTCCGTGAAGATGGCCGACGCCGAGGCGCTCGACGGCGCGATGGCCCGGGCGGAAGAGGCCATGCGGCTGGCGCACCAGCTGCACCCGGCCGAGGAGAACGACTTCACGGTGGACAAGGCCGACAACGTGGTGGCCTTCTGGAAGCAGCTCACCGGCTGGCTGTTCACCGCGATCCCCGCCGTGGTCTGCATCGGGATCGTGGTGGGCGGCATCGTGATCATGAACATCATGCTGATGTCCGTGAACGAGCGCACCCGCGAGATCGGCATCCGGAAGTCCATCGGCGCCACCCGGCGCGACATCCAGCGGCAGTTCCTCGTGGAGGCGGTGGTGCTCTCCACCCTGGGTGGCCTGCTGGGCGTCTTCGGCGGCTGGCTGCTGGCCTTTGCCGTTTCGAGCCTCACCCCCCTGCCCGCCCGGATCACCCTCTGGTCGGTGGCCGCCGCGCTGCTCCTGGGCGCCGGGGCCGGGATCCTCTTCGGCGTCTACCCCGCCAGCCGGGCGGCCCGACTGGACCCGATCACCGCGCTGCGGGCCGAGTAG